The genome window ATTGTGTGTGgattgttattttttattttgtctgtCAACCAAATCTCCCATTGTTATGTAAATACTGTTTTTGCAGTATTAAAGGAATTATTTACTCTTTTCTAGTGTGTTTTAATATACCGTTTTCTGGCATCAGAAGGATAAACTACAGGTAGGCATCTGTGGGACTTGTTTTATAGCCATTGCCATGGTTACATTCTAGGGCCTCATTTTCAGGAAGTAAGCCAAGTCAAAGTCGAAAGTAAATCTGTTTTATTAAGAATACACAAGGTAGTGTCACAGCACCAGTTGGACATGATGCAGATGGCCATATGGAAATTGAGTTCAAACCTCTAGCTTATGATACTTTATGGAGTTGAGGTTGTTGAGCTTATGATCCTGTTGGTAGACAGCTTTGTGAATGAGCACCATGTTAATAAAGCCCTGTACTGCAGTGGATGCAAACTGCACTGGTTCAAGAGAGCCACTGTTTCCCAAGTGTTTATGAATTCTAACAACACACTCACCATAGACAGCCTCTTACATGACCACACAGCCAGGATATACTCTAAAATAGGACAGATTTAATTAGGAGAACAAGGCAGGTGGATATGAAGAATAATACATACTTTCTGCTAGCTGGTGTGCCTGAAGGTGAGATTTCAGCAAACTATTCTGGACATGGTGATTTTAGGGTTTCAAAACACCACATGGTCCCAATATCCTGCTGACCGGTAATCAGTGGGCCTCAATATGATTCAggaagtgtgtggggggggtggggtaaaTAGCAAGAATGTGTGTTTAGTGACTAtaagtgtgtgttcatgagaggtttaggatgtgtgtgtgtgtgttggaacacATGTTATTTATTTCCTAGTTTCAAACAGTCCCCTTGGTGTTTTGTCCCATTTTTTCTCTAGCGCTCATTTCCTGCCCTGGAAGAGTATAATTCAAGAGAGAACCAAGTGTTAAGTATGGTACGTTATTCCATAGCCCAGAGTCCACTGTAACCAGGTCAGCTGAGCAgttcaggggggaggaggtagtgAAGCCAGGAGAGCAAGCTGTAAaacgggagagacagagaagttaGTCTGTCCTGTTCCCTCTGCCATGAATCCCTGGGCCATATGCTTCTTTAATACAAAATGCCACTGTAAGTATCTGTGTATCTCAACCCACCTCATCCCAGGTGCTTGTGGTGGTGTTTCTCATAGCCTACTGCGTTGTTGGTGCTACTTCCTGTGGGGGCAGGGCAGCCGGAGTCAGGTGGGATCGTAGGAAAACAGACAGGTAGGATTACAGAGCCGGACAAACTGACACATTGAAATGATCATGATCAACAAGTTACTGCATCACAGATACTATTGTGATTAACATTCTCACAGCGGACTTGGTTGTAGGGTCGAAATAAAGAGAACTGTTTACCTTACTTACCCAAGTAATCCTTGTAGTCTTTGAAGTGTTTGTGCCTTAGGCTTCGACCatcttggagggagagaaggagggagggagacatagaATAAGTCATCAGAGTATTCTTTTATAAAAACTCACTGAATTGAAAGTGAATACAATAGTTCACTGAATGTTTACTGATCGATTGGCAGTGTTATTGTCTGATAGGAAGTTATTCATTTCTAGGTAGTGAAGCTTGACAAGTACATCAACCTGGGCCCAGTGAGAACCCAGTGAGGACCCAGTGAGGACCCAGTGAGAACCCAGTGAGAACCCAGTGAGAACCCAGTGAGGACCCAGTGAGGACATACGGCTCCCCCTCACCAGAGTTGCCTCTCTGCTTGATGCACTGGCCCCGGTTGGGGATGCCTGCTGCAGGGTTGCCCGGGTTGATGATGTGGCACTCGTACCCGGTGGGGCAGTGGAGGGGCTCGTCCCCGTCCTCAGTGGTGCTGCAGGCCTCCGCTGgcagaagagacagagggagaaggaggattgtgagtgtgtgtgtgtgcagtgtgcgcCAATGGTTGtggaagggatgtgtgtgtttgcatgtgtgtgtgttcttaccttGCAGCACCTCCTCTGGTCCATCCAGCAGCCAGCCGTTCCCCCCCAGCCAGCGTGGTTTGGGCTGAACCAGCCAGTCCAgcactgacaacacacacatatggctTCAAATGGGGTCATATCTAACAGTTCTGTAATTGAGTGCTTACCCCAACGACCACATATCCTCATTATTGACTCAAAAGCATTGacaagggcgtgtgtgtgtgacctagcCTAACAGGAGGGGGCTGGACAgatccaggcgtgtgtgtgtgacctagcCTACCATGAGGGTGCTGGACagactccaggtgtgtgtgtgtgtgtgtgtgacctagcCTACCATGAGGGGGCTGGACagactccaggtgtgtgtgtgtgtgtgtgtgtgtgtgtgtgtgtgtgtgacctagcCTACCATGAGGGGGCTGGACagactccaggtgtgtgtgtgtgtgtgtgtgtgtgtgtgtgtgtgtgtgtgtgacctagcCTACCAGGAAGGGGCTGGACagactccaggtgtgtgtgtgtgtgtgacctagcCTACCAGGAAGGGGCTGGACagactccaggtgtgtgtgtgtgtgtgtgtgtgtgtgtgacctagcCTACCAGGAAGGGGCTGGACagactccaggtgtgtgtgtgtgtgtgacctagcCTACCAGGAAGGGGCTGGACagactccaggtgtgtgtgtgtgtgtgacctagcCTACCAGGAAGGGGCTGGACagactccaggtgtgtgtgtgtgtgacctagcCTACCAGGAAGGGGCTGGACAgactccaggtgtgtgtatgtgtgtgtgtgtgtgtgtgtgacctagcCTACCATGAAGGGGCTGGACAGActccagtgtggtgtgtgtgtgtgtgtgtgacctagcCTACCCGGAGGGGGCTGGACAGACTCCAGGCAGGCGTAGATGCAGCCGTTGTAGCAGCAGCGTTTGTGACGCTCGCATTCCGAGTCGGAGCGACACCCCGGCACCTCGCACGCCCGCTCCGGAAgcatctggggagggggggggcagcggtCGTTCTTCTGGTGCTGCGTAGTCTGGGACTGGCTGGGGTACTCATAGTCCTGGGGCGTCAGGTGATGGAAACAGAaaggcgcgggggggggggggggggggggggggtaatataGATTAAGATGGTAATAGACATGCAAGCAAACCACATACAGAAAGACAAAGTTAAGTAAAACGTGTTGCTATAAAGGCATCATGTGAGCACTGGCAGGTCCTAAACTGTGTTTAATTAGCGGACGTCTTTTTGTAGGGATCAGGACTGTTCTCACAACTCCCCACATGGCCAACAGAGGGCAGCAACTCACTGCAGCAACTCACTGCAGCGCCGCGGTTTGGATCTGCTGCAGCTCTCATTGCTGAGCAAGCCAACACATGACATTTATTAGCTATTAGCTACCAAACTTGCTTGGTAAAACAGTTTTGACAGTAacaaattacatattaactgcTTCTAGTGTTTGTGCAGCCATTGACCGTCATTTGCTTTCAGACGtgaacaaacagacacaaccacccacccacccacccacccacccacccacccactcataccccttccacacccacacccacacccacacccacacccacacacacacacacacacacacacacacacacacacacacacacacacacacacacacacagccacacacacagccacacacacacacacacccactcacacccacccacacacacacacacacacacccgcacacgcaGTTCCTGGGGTTCAAGGAAACTCTGTGAGGCAGAATTACCCTATCTGTTATCTATTAATTCGAGAGCttataaaacatttacataatTACAGTTTCAGCCACAAACGAGCTCTCCTTGGTTCAATGAATTACAACTATTAACTATTACTACTTCTGGCATGAATGCTTGAACTTTGAACTTGTTCCAATACTCTGTAGCTCCACCTACAGTACAGAACAGTCTGGGCAGCAGTATAGTGTCTTCTGTAATTACTTTACGCATTAATTGTtggtcactttggataaaagcaaatCAAATGGCAATATTCAGTAGGGTCCTGGCAACAGTATAGATTCAGTACAGGACAGTACAGGGTCCACCACAGCTACACTCAGTCTCTGCCAGCACAGAATTCCTCCTGCTCAGCTCTACGTGACTGTGGTCTATCAAGACGCTAATGTTACACAcactttgtctctgtctggccAACAGTGGAAATGTAGACACGCACACTTTGTAAGTTTCATAGGCACTGTCTACTGTAAACTCATTCTAGTCCAAAACAATGCCACCATCCATCCTTGGGGTAaaacgagagacagagaaaggaaagagagacagagacacagtggaggagagaagggaaaagaCAACTCCCTCCATGGTGGTGGATCTCGTCTCTAATTAGATAATAGGGCTGCAGAACTGCACGCGATCGTTAAAGCGGGGCTGTTTATTTGGCAGGCTGCGCGATCGCTCTTCCCAACCAACCGTAAAAACGAAAGCAAATGTTTGGCGCTGGCGTGAGTGCCACAGAGTATGCCTATGTGTTTGTTATAAACACCCAATGATGTGCTCCGTCGGCTGTAGGCTTGGcgggagggttggggtgtgtgtgtctttgttttgggtgtgtgtgtgcgtgtgtcaggggGTCGGGG of Osmerus mordax isolate fOsmMor3 chromosome 4, fOsmMor3.pri, whole genome shotgun sequence contains these proteins:
- the wfdc1 gene encoding WAP four-disulfide core domain protein 1 isoform X1 — encoded protein: MPVCQLRGSLLLLLCMLVLSASTGSRTGSARIRKRGLNQKDYEYPSQSQTTQHQKNDRCPPPPQMLPERACEVPGCRSDSECERHKRCCYNGCIYACLESVQPPPVLDWLVQPKPRWLGGNGWLLDGPEEVLQAEACSTTEDGDEPLHCPTGYECHIINPGNPAAGIPNRGQCIKQRGNSDGRSLRHKHFKDYKDYLGSSTNNAVGYEKHHHKHLG
- the wfdc1 gene encoding WAP four-disulfide core domain protein 1 isoform X2 — protein: MPVCQLRGSLLLLLCMLVLSASTGSRTGSARIRKRGLNQKDYEYPSQSQTTQHQKNDRCPPPPQMLPERACEVPGCRSDSECERHKRCCYNGCIYACLESVQPPPVLDWLVQPKPRWLGGNGWLLDGPEEVLQAEACSTTEDGDEPLHCPTGYECHIINPGNPAAGIPNRGQCIKQRGNSDGRSLRHKHFKDYKDYLGK